The following coding sequences are from one Dermacentor silvarum isolate Dsil-2018 chromosome 4, BIME_Dsil_1.4, whole genome shotgun sequence window:
- the LOC125944758 gene encoding receptor expression-enhancing protein 5-like: MFSRPSHKADADIASEETSSSAEHLPADVPKPSTSKLPLPLRIICRFHGFLSSRLYADTVVGRSVAELEGVCNIRREFMLYILLVLLLLSFLIGVFGRHMSNVICVPYPAIVSIISVDSNVRQRYVKWITYWMVFGLVNLGDMACPLVSGIVPQYHLWRTLFLAWCFCPYKWNGCKLIRESLYTGKNLRIARVVAYVFYEGARVLTAR; this comes from the coding sequence ATGTTTTCTCGGCCAAGCCACAAGGCGGACGCCGACATAGCCTCCGAGGAGACGTCGAGTAGCGCGGAACATCTGCCTGCCGACGTTCCCAAGCCTTCGACGTCGAAGTTGCCGCTCCCGCTGCGGATCATATGCCGCTTCCACGGCTTCCTGAGCTCGCGGCTGTACGCGGACACCGTCGTGGGCAGATCCGTCGCCGAGCTGGAAGGTGTGTGCAACATCAGGAGGGAGTTCATGCTCTACATCTTGCTGGTACTGCTCCTCCTGTCCTTCCTGATCGGCGTGTTTGGGCGCCACATGAGCAACGTCATCTGCGTCCCGTATCCAGCCATAGTCTCCATCATCTCCGTGGACAGTAACGTCCGCCAGCGTTACGTCAAGTGGATAACCTACTGGATGGTCTTCGGCCTCGTCAACCTCGGCGACATGGCGTGCCCGTTGGTGAGCGGCATCGTGCCCCAGTATCATCTGTGGCGGACACTCTTTCTGGCCTGGTGTTTCTGCCCGTACAAGTGGAATGGTTGCAAGCTGATTCGGGAGAGCCTCTACACCGGCAAGAACTTGAGGATTGCGAGAGTCGTTGCCTACGTGTTCTACGAAGGCGCCAGGGTGTTGACGGCTCGGTGA